A genomic segment from Legionella quinlivanii encodes:
- the yjgA gene encoding ribosome biogenesis factor YjgA produces MEEISKSQKKRDADALKKLGVKLVELPAATLDELPLTETLRQAIDAAKTIKSHGATRRQAQLIGKLMRGADHEAILEAYELLQAEKSAQTASFHEVEDWRERLMSEGNEALTEFINDYQPQDVQQLRQLIKKAIDERKANRSLGAYKALFRMIREAVEEQ; encoded by the coding sequence ATGGAAGAGATAAGCAAATCACAAAAAAAGCGTGATGCAGACGCTTTAAAGAAATTAGGGGTTAAATTGGTCGAGCTACCCGCTGCTACTCTGGATGAGCTCCCCCTGACTGAAACCTTGCGCCAGGCGATTGATGCAGCGAAAACGATCAAAAGCCATGGTGCAACCCGGCGTCAGGCGCAGTTGATTGGAAAGTTAATGCGAGGCGCTGATCATGAGGCCATCCTGGAGGCCTATGAATTATTGCAGGCTGAAAAAAGCGCGCAAACAGCCAGTTTTCATGAGGTGGAAGACTGGCGGGAGCGATTAATGAGTGAAGGAAATGAAGCGCTTACTGAATTTATCAATGATTATCAGCCGCAAGATGTGCAGCAATTACGTCAATTAATCAAAAAGGCAATTGATGAACGTAAAGCCAATCGATCCTTAGGTGCCTACAAGGCGCTTTTCCGCATGATCCGCGAGGCGGTTGAGGAACAGTAA
- a CDS encoding TSUP family transporter — protein MAITLIIYVILMLSTVCVIAMFYQMNHQQKTRLAIADYLKLGISGIIAFIADTLGVGSFAVNVALAKLLGTFPDDELPAVNNGAQVIPGTIESLFFMQLVDVDLTTMLTLVIGTCVGGLIGGAIVSRLSKQAIRLTMICCFAGIILLLLAHQFRLMPVGGDVVELQGAKLVIGFLAMVICGALTSAGIGLFVMIQGVLFLMNVSPIVAFPIMTTAGAMQQPLTTLVFLQQDKIPLKKTMILSLSGCLGVLITLPLFAHLTVTWLHTLLLLIIIYNLYAISRTYLKVRRSPRQNIGFSGLVVSD, from the coding sequence ATGGCGATTACCCTGATTATATATGTCATCCTGATGTTGAGTACGGTCTGTGTGATCGCCATGTTCTATCAAATGAACCATCAGCAAAAAACGCGCCTGGCGATTGCTGATTATTTAAAGCTGGGCATCAGCGGTATAATTGCCTTTATTGCGGATACTTTAGGTGTCGGCAGTTTTGCCGTTAATGTCGCGCTGGCCAAGCTTCTGGGTACTTTCCCAGATGATGAATTGCCGGCGGTCAATAACGGCGCCCAGGTGATTCCGGGAACTATCGAGTCGCTTTTTTTCATGCAGCTGGTTGATGTAGATTTAACCACCATGCTGACGCTGGTTATTGGAACCTGTGTCGGTGGTTTGATTGGCGGAGCTATCGTTAGCAGGCTGAGCAAGCAGGCAATCCGTTTAACGATGATCTGTTGTTTTGCGGGGATTATTCTCCTGCTGCTTGCCCATCAGTTCCGATTAATGCCGGTGGGCGGTGATGTGGTTGAGCTGCAGGGAGCCAAACTGGTGATTGGTTTTCTGGCAATGGTTATCTGCGGTGCTCTGACTTCAGCAGGCATTGGATTGTTTGTAATGATCCAGGGTGTTCTGTTTCTGATGAATGTTTCACCGATTGTCGCCTTTCCTATCATGACCACCGCTGGAGCAATGCAACAACCGCTCACCACACTGGTTTTTTTGCAACAGGATAAAATACCCTTAAAGAAAACCATGATCTTAAGCCTTTCCGGCTGTCTGGGCGTTTTAATCACCTTGCCCCTGTTTGCGCATTTGACCGTGACCTGGCTGCACACACTGCTTCTGTTAATCATTATTTACAATTTGTATGCTATAAGCAGAACCTATCTTAAAGTTCGCCGCTCACCCCGTCAGAACATTGGGTTTTCCGGGCTGGTTGTTAGTGATTAA
- a CDS encoding DNA-3-methyladenine glycosylase I: MKNSERIRCAWCQKDELYQRYHDEEWGVPLKNRDKLFEMIVLESMQAGLSWHIILKRREIMRKAFYNFSPERLAALSDNELITFLSNEELIRNRLKIFSIRKNAQAFLRIEETQSIVDYLWQFTNGQVIVNKRHDLSEIPTESSESRAMARQMRKDGFAFLGPTSCYAFMQSVGMVNDHMRSCYRYNELIEQADT; encoded by the coding sequence TTGAAAAACTCTGAGCGGATTCGCTGCGCCTGGTGTCAGAAAGATGAGCTATACCAACGCTATCATGATGAAGAATGGGGTGTTCCCCTTAAAAATCGCGACAAACTTTTTGAAATGATTGTCCTGGAAAGTATGCAGGCAGGCTTGAGCTGGCATATTATTCTGAAACGACGCGAAATAATGCGTAAGGCGTTTTATAATTTTTCTCCCGAACGCCTGGCGGCTTTAAGTGATAATGAGCTAATCACATTTCTGAGTAATGAGGAATTAATTCGTAATCGGCTCAAAATTTTTTCAATCAGGAAAAATGCACAGGCATTTCTGCGTATCGAAGAAACACAATCTATTGTTGATTACCTCTGGCAATTTACCAACGGACAGGTTATTGTCAATAAAAGGCATGATTTATCCGAGATTCCCACTGAATCCAGCGAATCTCGTGCTATGGCCAGACAAATGCGTAAAGATGGGTTTGCCTTCCTCGGTCCTACCAGCTGCTATGCATTTATGCAGTCCGTTGGCATGGTTAATGACCATATGCGCTCTTGTTATCGTTATAATGAACTTATTGAACAAGCTGACACTTGA
- the pagP gene encoding lipid IV(A) palmitoyltransferase PagP, giving the protein MNRLLFLLISGLSTAAHAGETSSSCEGLPYLIHKTCQRLHKIWTEGSNELYGTGYAWHNRYTYDKERLKTYNEQAWGGGLGKGFYDEDNDWHGLYAIAFLDSHKNIEPALGYAFLKVAHLSENLRLGGGYSVLVTARPDIFKGIPFPGVLPWLSINYRHASIGATYIPGAQGAGNVLFIFGKWTFEKL; this is encoded by the coding sequence ATGAATCGTTTACTATTTTTACTAATTTCAGGCCTATCTACGGCAGCTCATGCCGGCGAAACGTCTTCATCCTGTGAAGGTCTTCCTTATTTGATACATAAAACATGCCAGCGTTTGCATAAGATATGGACTGAAGGCAGCAATGAGCTATACGGAACCGGCTATGCCTGGCACAACCGCTACACTTACGACAAAGAGCGCCTGAAAACTTATAATGAACAGGCCTGGGGCGGAGGTCTTGGAAAAGGGTTCTATGATGAAGACAACGATTGGCATGGTCTATACGCGATAGCATTTCTTGATTCGCATAAAAACATTGAACCAGCGTTAGGCTATGCTTTTTTAAAAGTGGCGCATTTGAGCGAAAACCTGCGGCTTGGCGGTGGTTACAGCGTACTGGTCACTGCCCGGCCTGATATTTTCAAGGGCATCCCATTTCCAGGCGTCCTCCCCTGGCTATCCATCAATTATCGCCATGCCAGCATTGGAGCGACTTACATCCCCGGCGCGCAGGGCGCCGGCAACGTCTTGTTTATATTTGGGAAGTGGACCTTTGAAAAACTCTGA
- a CDS encoding SGNH/GDSL hydrolase family protein, translated as MNLIKKLQIIFCGLLISAVSYGFSPVFDTMVIFGDSLSDNGNLYRYFLHFLPVSPPYHEGHFSNGPLWAEYVYQNYFPSDYTIGFQNYAVGGAGAVLSYKENLPFTLTVELDDYLYWNTYGHKETSLYSIWIGANNYINGPTNVEPLTDGVVDAIGNVTERLIGRGGNKFLIINLPDLAKLPQSKKMSDPALLTRLTLAHNQKLQQRVETLRNQYPDVLFLYFDAYTFFNESSTHPADYNITNIEDPCYMGSYSGWLTALLPSRAALHDFLKQQNHSMTDAQWSIIESNPVLHEAAETAYVYSRLPEAAKEEPLSCESYLFWDHVHPTTVVHRLIAEQVSKLIEEAGLEPGWPESISQKG; from the coding sequence ATGAATTTAATCAAGAAGTTGCAAATAATATTTTGCGGGCTGCTGATCTCTGCTGTTTCGTATGGGTTTAGCCCAGTGTTCGACACGATGGTGATTTTTGGCGACAGTTTATCAGACAATGGTAATCTATATCGTTATTTTCTCCATTTTCTACCGGTTTCCCCTCCCTATCACGAAGGGCATTTTTCCAATGGGCCTTTATGGGCTGAATATGTGTATCAGAATTATTTTCCTTCTGATTATACCATCGGTTTTCAGAATTACGCGGTAGGGGGAGCCGGGGCGGTATTATCCTATAAAGAAAACCTGCCCTTTACTTTAACTGTGGAGCTGGATGATTATCTTTACTGGAATACCTACGGCCACAAAGAAACCAGCCTGTATTCCATATGGATTGGTGCTAATAATTATATCAATGGCCCTACCAACGTGGAGCCTCTGACTGACGGCGTTGTCGATGCGATAGGGAATGTGACAGAACGCCTGATTGGCCGGGGCGGCAATAAATTTCTGATCATTAATTTACCTGACTTGGCTAAACTGCCGCAATCGAAAAAGATGAGTGATCCCGCGCTATTGACGCGCCTGACTCTGGCCCACAATCAAAAGTTACAGCAGCGGGTTGAAACTTTGCGTAACCAATATCCCGATGTCCTGTTTTTATATTTTGATGCCTATACTTTTTTTAATGAGTCGAGCACTCATCCGGCGGATTATAATATAACGAATATTGAAGATCCCTGCTATATGGGCAGTTACAGCGGCTGGCTTACGGCACTTCTCCCTTCGCGGGCTGCTTTGCATGATTTTTTAAAACAACAGAATCACTCAATGACTGATGCGCAATGGTCCATTATTGAATCCAATCCGGTATTGCATGAGGCTGCCGAAACAGCCTATGTTTATTCGCGATTACCAGAGGCTGCCAAAGAAGAGCCGCTTTCCTGCGAAAGTTATTTATTCTGGGATCACGTGCATCCCACCACGGTTGTGCACCGCTTAATTGCGGAGCAAGTTAGTAAACTGATTGAGGAAGCCGGTCTTGAGCCAGGCTGGCCAGAATCAATCTCTCAAAAAGGTTAG
- the rlmKL gene encoding bifunctional 23S rRNA (guanine(2069)-N(7))-methyltransferase RlmK/23S rRNA (guanine(2445)-N(2))-methyltransferase RlmL, with amino-acid sequence MNYSLFVSCAKGLEYLLEAELKVLGLHVTRVSPQGVYGEAGLQVIYQICIWSRLANRVQLILFSGQAHNEQSLYQLCNQFPWQTVFKADKTLAIEFHGSSSHIRNSMYGAQVVKDGIVDHFRKLHGQRPSIDREKPQIRLHAHLKLDVVTVSLDMTGYSLHQRGYRQQAGDAPLKETLAAAMLLRAKWPELAEKGYSFQDPFCGSGTLVIEAAMMSANIAPGLLRNDQSLIHWVQHHESLWEKLRTLALQQVRPSHCRIKGSDSNGKLIRMALANAEKAGVARLVEFEQQALQDARPVAAKGLLLCNPPYGERMGEATQLIPLYQQLGAICHKYFQGWEAAFLTTNPLLAKAVGLRSSKQYTLFNGPLECKLYCLTISACNQLKNNDRESLSSGAQMLANRLQKNAQHLQKWVKKNNISCYRVYDADLPEYAYAIDVYKDYAVLQEYAAPASIAAHKAEKRSLEVMQVVPIALHIDPDKLVVKTRKQQKGSDQYQKVKQTQHTMIVEEGRASLKVNLYDYLDTGLFLDHRPLRLRFAALPSGTRFLNCFCYTASASVHAALAGAFTTNVDLSNTYLNWAEENFRLNHIDLSRHQFVHFDCLEWLKIAKDKYDVIFLDPPSFSNSKRMKTTLDIQRDQILLVEEAMRLLNKQGVLYFSTNLRQFKLAPEISERYLVKDISAETIDLDFKRNKRIHQCFMISHRSE; translated from the coding sequence ATGAATTATTCCCTGTTTGTCAGTTGTGCCAAGGGATTGGAGTATTTACTCGAGGCTGAGCTTAAAGTCTTGGGATTGCATGTAACACGCGTAAGCCCGCAAGGTGTTTATGGCGAGGCCGGTTTACAGGTTATTTACCAGATTTGCATCTGGTCGCGTCTGGCCAATCGGGTTCAATTGATATTGTTCAGCGGCCAGGCTCATAATGAACAAAGCCTGTATCAGCTTTGTAATCAGTTTCCCTGGCAAACGGTATTCAAAGCCGATAAAACACTGGCGATTGAGTTTCATGGCTCTTCAAGCCATATTCGTAACTCTATGTATGGCGCCCAGGTGGTTAAGGATGGTATTGTCGACCATTTCAGGAAGTTGCATGGACAGAGGCCGTCCATTGATCGCGAAAAACCGCAGATAAGATTGCATGCGCATTTGAAACTTGATGTGGTGACTGTAAGTCTGGATATGACCGGCTACAGCCTGCATCAGCGAGGCTACCGCCAGCAAGCGGGTGATGCGCCCCTCAAAGAAACTCTGGCAGCTGCCATGCTCCTTCGAGCCAAATGGCCGGAACTGGCAGAGAAGGGATATAGTTTCCAGGATCCTTTCTGTGGTTCAGGTACTTTGGTGATCGAAGCGGCTATGATGTCTGCCAATATTGCTCCTGGATTATTGCGCAATGATCAATCGCTTATTCATTGGGTTCAGCATCATGAATCGCTCTGGGAAAAGTTGCGAACTCTGGCACTGCAACAGGTCAGGCCCTCGCATTGCCGGATTAAAGGCAGTGATAGTAATGGCAAACTGATTCGAATGGCCCTCGCCAATGCAGAAAAGGCCGGTGTGGCTCGCCTGGTGGAGTTTGAGCAGCAAGCTCTACAGGATGCACGTCCGGTGGCGGCAAAAGGTTTGCTGCTGTGTAATCCGCCCTATGGTGAGAGAATGGGAGAGGCTACCCAACTGATTCCACTGTATCAGCAATTGGGAGCGATCTGCCATAAATACTTCCAGGGCTGGGAAGCTGCTTTTCTAACTACCAACCCCTTGCTGGCCAAAGCGGTAGGCCTTCGTTCCAGTAAGCAATATACCCTGTTCAATGGTCCTCTGGAATGCAAGCTCTACTGTCTGACCATAAGTGCTTGCAATCAGTTGAAGAATAATGATAGAGAGTCGCTTTCTTCCGGGGCACAAATGCTGGCAAACCGTCTGCAAAAGAATGCACAGCATCTACAGAAATGGGTGAAGAAAAACAACATCAGCTGCTATCGGGTTTACGACGCCGATTTACCGGAATATGCCTATGCAATTGATGTGTATAAGGATTACGCGGTACTTCAGGAATATGCTGCTCCCGCATCAATTGCTGCTCATAAAGCGGAAAAGCGAAGCCTGGAAGTCATGCAGGTTGTGCCCATAGCCTTGCATATTGATCCGGATAAGCTGGTTGTCAAAACCAGAAAGCAGCAAAAAGGAAGCGATCAGTACCAGAAAGTGAAGCAAACGCAGCATACTATGATTGTGGAGGAAGGCCGGGCCAGTCTTAAAGTGAATTTGTATGATTATCTGGATACCGGTTTATTTCTTGATCATCGTCCCTTGCGTCTGCGTTTTGCCGCACTGCCTTCAGGAACCCGGTTCTTAAATTGTTTCTGTTATACCGCCAGTGCCAGCGTTCATGCCGCTTTGGCAGGAGCCTTTACCACTAATGTCGATTTGTCGAACACCTATCTGAATTGGGCTGAAGAAAACTTTCGCTTGAATCATATTGACTTATCCCGCCATCAGTTTGTGCATTTTGATTGCCTGGAGTGGTTGAAAATAGCCAAAGATAAATATGATGTGATTTTTCTCGATCCTCCCAGTTTCTCCAACTCCAAACGTATGAAAACGACACTGGATATACAAAGGGATCAAATCCTTTTAGTGGAAGAAGCCATGCGCCTTCTAAATAAGCAAGGCGTGCTTTACTTCTCAACTAATCTGCGCCAGTTTAAACTGGCTCCAGAGATTAGCGAGCGCTATCTGGTGAAGGATATCAGCGCGGAAACCATTGATCTGGATTTCAAGCGTAACAAGCGGATTCATCAGTGCTTTATGATTAGTCATCGAAGCGAGTAA
- a CDS encoding protein kinase domain-containing protein, with product MTITIKTPSSPTEEERKILAALFAQTSNAEGWMPRYGWRTAKSYDVRLRNLYYDNVYYKDQIETVVLGEKIIRYKSKKTPAHIKQDRLEDNRYGVLAEKPLGKGSFGQAIPVKVTYRLTDGNTDLSFKEKKPGERRLAKQVEHDPYTPRSNYEGYPGLKREYTIASKTPHTHPKQPVMYDGKVYMVERLMEGRCLGDIIDDDRALDWSKAVKPLTMHERFTISINLLEAWKEQVFNPQIIHRDLKPENVIIDDDLNVKTIDFGLARFFGEKMSDDVGSPMYVSPEAVQNKTVDYRADLYSLGRLVALVWRNSAFLYNEAAAGRVLPVARANDYSHMFYGLDVKPEVKDLIVTTLKAMTFIDPKDRISVDEAINNFKRARDLQLPPKLVPQKQDSLTSAETDLAAPNSPPHEKKGILRKAAMFFGIKREKSKRLSINKGGKDELADKRDSHDSSING from the coding sequence ATGACAATTACCATCAAAACCCCCTCTTCTCCCACTGAAGAAGAACGAAAGATCCTGGCTGCACTTTTCGCACAAACCAGTAATGCCGAAGGATGGATGCCGCGCTATGGATGGCGGACTGCAAAATCCTATGATGTCAGGCTTCGCAATCTCTATTACGACAACGTGTATTATAAAGACCAGATTGAAACAGTTGTACTGGGGGAGAAAATTATACGTTATAAAAGTAAAAAAACACCCGCCCACATCAAGCAGGACCGACTTGAGGATAACCGTTATGGGGTATTAGCCGAAAAACCTTTGGGTAAAGGATCCTTCGGTCAGGCAATTCCTGTAAAAGTCACTTATCGGCTCACTGATGGCAATACGGATTTAAGCTTCAAGGAAAAAAAACCGGGCGAACGACGCCTTGCCAAGCAAGTTGAGCACGATCCCTATACACCCCGCTCAAATTACGAGGGGTACCCCGGCTTAAAACGAGAATATACTATTGCAAGTAAAACACCCCATACCCATCCTAAACAACCAGTAATGTATGACGGAAAGGTCTATATGGTTGAGCGTCTGATGGAGGGGCGCTGTTTGGGCGATATTATTGATGATGACCGTGCCCTTGACTGGAGTAAAGCAGTTAAACCCCTGACCATGCATGAACGCTTCACTATCAGTATTAACTTACTGGAAGCCTGGAAGGAGCAGGTATTTAATCCTCAGATTATTCACCGTGATTTGAAACCTGAAAATGTTATCATCGATGATGATTTAAACGTGAAAACCATCGATTTTGGTTTAGCGAGATTTTTTGGCGAAAAAATGTCGGACGACGTGGGTTCTCCGATGTATGTCAGTCCTGAAGCCGTGCAAAATAAAACAGTCGATTATCGCGCCGATCTTTACTCTCTTGGCCGTCTGGTCGCCCTGGTTTGGAGAAACTCTGCTTTTTTATATAATGAAGCAGCTGCAGGTAGAGTGTTGCCCGTGGCAAGAGCCAACGATTACAGCCATATGTTTTATGGGCTTGATGTGAAACCTGAAGTAAAAGACCTTATTGTTACTACTCTAAAGGCAATGACATTTATAGACCCCAAGGACAGGATCTCTGTTGACGAGGCCATTAATAATTTTAAAAGGGCGAGGGATCTGCAGCTACCTCCGAAATTGGTCCCACAAAAACAAGATTCGCTGACATCAGCGGAGACCGATCTGGCAGCGCCAAACTCACCCCCTCATGAGAAAAAAGGCATTTTACGCAAAGCGGCTATGTTTTTTGGTATAAAGAGAGAAAAGAGCAAAAGACTCAGTATCAACAAAGGGGGAAAAGATGAATTGGCAGATAAAAGAGACAGCCATGATTCGTCTATTAACGGTTGA
- the wrbA gene encoding NAD(P)H:quinone oxidoreductase, with amino-acid sequence MAKVLVLYYSSYGHVETMAEEVSKGAKEVDGVEVTLKRVPETMPEDIAKKAGVKLNQEAPVASPQELANYDAIIFGTPTRFGNMAAQMRNFLDQTGGLWVNGGLVGKIASVFVSTGTGGGNESTIISFWNTLIHHGMIIVGVPYSEKGLTDLSEMRGSSPYGAGTIAGSDGKRTPSEIERQIARFQGKHVASIAKRMFG; translated from the coding sequence ATGGCGAAGGTTTTAGTGTTGTATTATTCAAGTTATGGGCATGTGGAAACGATGGCCGAGGAGGTTAGTAAGGGAGCAAAGGAAGTAGACGGCGTTGAAGTTACCCTCAAACGGGTTCCCGAAACCATGCCGGAAGACATTGCCAAAAAAGCAGGCGTCAAACTTAATCAGGAGGCGCCGGTTGCCAGTCCGCAGGAACTTGCCAATTATGACGCCATTATCTTTGGTACGCCAACGCGTTTCGGCAATATGGCGGCCCAAATGCGTAATTTTCTTGATCAGACCGGCGGTCTGTGGGTAAACGGCGGTCTCGTCGGTAAAATCGCTTCCGTGTTTGTATCAACTGGAACTGGAGGCGGTAATGAATCCACTATCATTTCATTCTGGAATACCCTTATTCATCACGGAATGATTATCGTCGGAGTGCCTTATTCCGAAAAAGGTTTAACCGATCTTAGCGAAATGCGCGGCAGTTCTCCCTATGGTGCTGGAACTATTGCTGGCTCGGACGGAAAGCGGACGCCTTCAGAAATTGAGCGGCAGATTGCCCGTTTCCAGGGTAAGCACGTCGCATCAATTGCCAAGCGTATGTTCGGTTAA
- a CDS encoding serine/threonine transporter has translation MSVEGIVGSLASQKRHVSEWNKQDTIWVLGLYGTAIGAGTLFLPINAGLHGIWPLIIMALLAFPMTYFSHQALCRFVLSGSGKSSDITEVVDEHFGSRAGRILTLLYFFTIYPILLMYSVAITNTTQSFLLNQMGVTPPPRSLIALVLVLALMAIVRFGQQMIVRSMSLLVYPFVTVLILLSLYLIPHWNSAIFAESSSLSEVAASSSFWKTLWLVIPVMVFSFNHTPIISSFAVAQKQRYSTEADQKSSSILKYSHLMMVATVMFFVFSCVLSLSPQDLILAKQQNISILSYLANHFKTPVIAYIAPFIAFIAISKSFLGHYLGASEGLQGLIVKGLQKRNRDIAHNKIQLAIEVFMIITCWLVATVNPSILGMIETLGGPVIAIILFLMPMYAIAKIPVLKKYKQPFINTFVITMGLIAISAILYSLI, from the coding sequence ATGTCTGTAGAAGGAATAGTTGGATCCTTAGCCTCACAAAAACGCCATGTTTCTGAATGGAATAAGCAAGATACCATATGGGTGCTGGGTCTTTATGGCACCGCCATTGGGGCAGGAACCTTATTTCTTCCTATTAACGCCGGTTTACATGGCATCTGGCCGCTGATTATCATGGCTTTGCTGGCTTTCCCGATGACTTATTTTTCCCATCAGGCACTCTGCCGTTTTGTTTTGTCAGGCTCGGGCAAAAGCAGTGATATTACGGAAGTGGTCGATGAGCATTTTGGCTCACGGGCAGGACGTATTCTTACCCTGCTGTATTTTTTTACTATTTACCCTATCCTGCTGATGTATAGTGTAGCCATTACCAATACAACGCAAAGCTTTTTATTAAACCAAATGGGAGTTACTCCACCGCCACGCTCACTGATAGCGCTGGTGCTCGTCCTGGCGTTGATGGCCATCGTTCGCTTTGGTCAGCAAATGATCGTACGCTCGATGAGTCTATTGGTTTATCCTTTCGTCACCGTTCTCATTCTTTTGTCTCTTTATCTTATTCCGCACTGGAATAGTGCTATTTTTGCAGAGAGCAGCAGCTTAAGCGAGGTTGCCGCCAGCAGCAGCTTCTGGAAAACACTGTGGCTGGTGATTCCTGTGATGGTATTTTCTTTTAATCACACGCCGATCATCTCTTCATTCGCCGTTGCTCAGAAACAGCGCTACTCTACTGAAGCTGACCAAAAAAGCTCGTCCATTTTAAAATACAGTCATCTAATGATGGTGGCCACTGTCATGTTTTTTGTATTCAGCTGTGTACTTAGCCTTTCACCCCAGGATCTGATTCTCGCCAAACAACAAAATATTTCCATTTTGTCCTATTTAGCCAATCATTTTAAAACCCCAGTGATTGCCTACATCGCTCCTTTTATTGCCTTTATTGCGATTTCAAAATCCTTTCTCGGGCATTACCTTGGCGCCAGCGAAGGCTTGCAGGGATTAATTGTCAAGGGATTACAAAAACGAAACAGGGATATTGCCCATAATAAAATACAACTGGCCATTGAAGTGTTTATGATTATCACTTGCTGGCTGGTGGCGACCGTCAATCCCAGTATTCTGGGCATGATAGAAACCTTGGGAGGTCCAGTCATTGCAATCATACTATTCTTAATGCCTATGTATGCCATTGCCAAAATTCCTGTCTTGAAAAAGTATAAGCAACCTTTTATCAATACCTTTGTGATAACGATGGGGCTAATCGCTATTTCAGCCATTCTTTATAGTCTGATCTAA
- a CDS encoding DUF962 domain-containing protein: protein MKTFLEQAYLYRKYHQEKTTLYTHLAGVPLIIFSLMIFFGYFHVIVPGVFDITLAEILTVAVLIYYFKLNWRLTLLLLPVLAILLWISAVLSAPGPTGLNLWIFILCFVIGWILQLAGHFMEGSKPAFMTNVQQALVAPLFLVAELCFMAGYLPKLRDELHGTEPVVVAEPAPTSVHTQEEVIIKDTKNPPEI from the coding sequence ATGAAAACGTTTCTCGAGCAGGCTTATTTGTATCGCAAATACCATCAGGAAAAAACCACGCTTTACACTCATCTGGCGGGCGTTCCATTAATTATATTCAGCCTGATGATTTTTTTTGGCTACTTTCATGTAATTGTACCTGGAGTTTTTGATATCACGCTGGCAGAAATTTTGACCGTTGCCGTATTAATTTATTACTTCAAATTAAACTGGCGCCTGACCTTGCTTCTATTACCTGTGCTGGCGATTTTATTGTGGATTAGCGCGGTTCTAAGTGCTCCAGGGCCTACCGGACTCAACTTATGGATTTTCATACTCTGCTTTGTTATTGGCTGGATCCTGCAATTGGCAGGCCATTTCATGGAAGGCAGCAAACCTGCTTTCATGACCAATGTGCAGCAGGCTCTGGTGGCTCCTCTGTTCTTGGTTGCAGAGCTTTGTTTTATGGCAGGCTATCTGCCTAAATTGCGCGATGAACTGCATGGCACCGAACCTGTAGTAGTTGCAGAGCCGGCCCCAACCTCTGTTCACACTCAGGAAGAAGTCATTATAAAAGATACAAAAAATCCGCCGGAGATTTAA